One Cellulomonas sp. Y8 DNA segment encodes these proteins:
- the adhE gene encoding bifunctional acetaldehyde-CoA/alcohol dehydrogenase, whose product MTTTTTSTDTAAAIDQLVAGATKALAEYARFTQEDVDRLVKKAAVAALDQHGQLAELAVEETGRGVFEDKAVKNIFACEHVTNSMAALKTVGVISRDEINGITEIAEPVGVICAMTPVTNPTSTAIFKALIALKTRNPIIFAFHPNAQQSSVAAARVVRDAAIAAGAPEHCIQWVETPSMEATGLLMNHPGVSTILATGGNAMVRAAYSCGKPALGVGAGNVPAYIEKTAKLKRAVNDVVLSKSFDNGMICASEQAVILDDEIYDAALAEFAVLHAYRATKKEKALLEKFIFGVEAKGKNCGDAKLNPTVVGKSPQWIAEQAGFTVPADTSIILAEVGSVGPNEPLTREKLCPVLAVLRATSTEQGIQLAEQMVEFDGLGHSAAIHTQDDALTEEYGNRVKAIRVIANAPSSLGGIGDIYNAFIPSLTLGCGSYGHNSVSNNVSAINLVNIKRVGRRNNNLQWFKVPAKTYFEPNAIRYLSDMADVERVTIVTDATMTTLGFVDRVLDVLHRRGNNVSVQIIDQVEPEPSVKTVQAGAAQMRHFRPDTIIALGGGSPMDAAKVMWLLYEHPEIVFSDLKQKFFDVRKRAFKFPTLGELAKLVCIPTTSGTGAEVTPFAVISDPDAGKKYPLADYALTPTVAIIDPVLTSKMPRSLAADSGFDALTHATEAFVAVYANDFTDGMALQAIRLIFDNLAQSVNGDPADPATKDAREKMHNAGTIAGMAFGNAFLGIVHAMAHVIGSTFHLVHGRTNATLLPHVIRYNGQIPTKLTSWPKYEHYVAPERFQQIAQMLGLPAETPEQGVESYALAIEALRAKVGIPSSFQAQGVDEQDFLSRLDEVAMGAYEDQCAPANPRMPMRADMKDIMTAAYYGTSVAEVRGRREQQQGAESAPAGAGAPAEADA is encoded by the coding sequence GTGACCACCACGACGACGAGCACCGACACCGCCGCGGCCATCGACCAGCTGGTCGCCGGCGCGACCAAGGCGCTGGCCGAGTACGCCCGCTTCACCCAGGAGGACGTGGACCGCCTGGTCAAGAAGGCCGCCGTCGCGGCGCTGGACCAGCACGGGCAGCTCGCCGAGCTGGCCGTCGAGGAGACCGGCCGCGGCGTCTTCGAGGACAAGGCCGTCAAGAACATCTTCGCCTGCGAGCACGTCACCAACTCGATGGCGGCGCTCAAGACCGTGGGCGTCATCTCCCGCGACGAGATCAACGGCATCACCGAGATCGCCGAGCCGGTCGGCGTCATCTGCGCCATGACCCCGGTGACCAACCCGACGTCGACGGCGATCTTCAAGGCGCTCATCGCGCTGAAGACCCGCAACCCGATCATCTTCGCGTTCCACCCGAACGCGCAGCAGTCCTCCGTGGCCGCCGCCCGCGTCGTGCGGGACGCGGCGATCGCCGCCGGCGCCCCCGAGCACTGCATCCAGTGGGTCGAGACCCCGTCGATGGAGGCCACCGGCCTGCTGATGAACCACCCGGGCGTCTCGACGATCCTCGCGACCGGCGGCAACGCGATGGTCCGGGCCGCGTACTCCTGCGGCAAGCCGGCCCTCGGCGTCGGCGCCGGCAACGTCCCCGCCTACATCGAGAAGACCGCCAAGCTCAAGCGGGCCGTCAACGACGTGGTGCTGTCCAAGTCCTTCGACAACGGCATGATCTGCGCCTCCGAGCAGGCCGTCATCCTGGACGACGAGATCTACGACGCCGCGCTGGCCGAGTTCGCCGTGCTGCACGCGTACCGCGCCACCAAGAAGGAGAAGGCGCTCCTCGAGAAGTTCATCTTCGGGGTCGAGGCCAAGGGCAAGAACTGCGGCGACGCCAAGCTCAACCCGACCGTCGTCGGCAAGTCCCCGCAGTGGATCGCCGAGCAGGCCGGCTTCACCGTCCCCGCCGATACCTCGATCATCCTGGCCGAGGTCGGCTCGGTCGGCCCGAACGAGCCGCTGACCCGCGAGAAGCTCTGCCCGGTGCTCGCCGTGCTGCGCGCCACCTCGACCGAGCAGGGCATCCAGCTCGCCGAGCAGATGGTCGAGTTCGACGGCCTCGGCCACTCCGCCGCGATCCACACCCAGGACGACGCCCTCACCGAGGAGTACGGCAACCGCGTCAAGGCGATCCGCGTCATCGCGAACGCGCCCTCCTCGCTCGGCGGCATCGGCGACATCTACAACGCCTTCATCCCGTCGCTGACCCTGGGCTGCGGCTCCTACGGCCACAACTCGGTGTCGAACAACGTCTCGGCGATCAACCTCGTCAACATCAAGCGCGTGGGCCGGAGGAACAACAACTTGCAGTGGTTCAAGGTCCCGGCCAAGACGTACTTCGAGCCGAACGCCATCCGCTACCTGTCCGACATGGCCGACGTCGAGCGCGTCACCATCGTCACCGACGCCACGATGACCACCCTCGGCTTCGTCGACCGGGTCCTCGACGTCCTGCACCGCCGCGGCAACAACGTGTCCGTCCAGATCATCGACCAGGTCGAGCCCGAGCCCAGCGTCAAGACCGTCCAGGCGGGCGCCGCGCAGATGCGCCACTTCCGCCCCGACACGATCATCGCGCTCGGCGGCGGGTCGCCCATGGACGCCGCCAAGGTCATGTGGCTGCTCTACGAGCACCCGGAGATCGTGTTCTCCGACCTCAAGCAGAAGTTCTTCGACGTCCGCAAGCGCGCGTTCAAGTTCCCGACCCTGGGCGAGCTCGCCAAGCTGGTGTGCATCCCGACGACCTCGGGCACCGGCGCGGAGGTCACCCCGTTCGCCGTCATCTCCGACCCGGACGCGGGCAAGAAGTACCCGCTGGCGGACTACGCGCTGACCCCGACGGTCGCGATCATCGACCCGGTCCTCACCTCGAAGATGCCGCGCTCGCTGGCCGCCGACTCCGGCTTCGACGCCCTGACCCACGCCACCGAGGCGTTCGTCGCGGTGTACGCCAACGACTTCACCGACGGCATGGCGCTGCAGGCGATCCGCCTGATCTTCGACAACCTGGCGCAGTCCGTGAACGGCGACCCGGCCGACCCGGCCACCAAGGACGCCCGGGAGAAGATGCACAATGCGGGCACCATCGCCGGCATGGCGTTCGGCAACGCGTTCCTCGGCATCGTGCACGCGATGGCGCACGTCATCGGCTCGACGTTCCACCTGGTGCACGGCCGGACCAACGCCACGCTGCTGCCGCACGTGATCCGGTACAACGGCCAGATCCCGACCAAGCTCACCAGCTGGCCGAAGTACGAGCACTACGTGGCCCCGGAGCGGTTCCAGCAGATCGCCCAGATGCTGGGCCTGCCGGCCGAGACCCCGGAGCAGGGCGTCGAGTCCTACGCCCTGGCGATCGAGGCGCTGCGCGCCAAGGTCGGCATCCCGTCGTCCTTCCAGGCGCAGGGCGTCGACGAGCAGGACTTCCTGTCCCGGCTCGACGAGGTCGCCATGGGCGCGTACGAGGACCAGTGCGCGCCCGCCAACCCCCGCATGCCGATGCGGGCGGACATGAAGGACATCATGACCGCGGCCTACTACGGCACCTCCGTCGCGGAGGTGCGGGGCCGCCGCGAGCAGCAGCAGGGCGCCGAGAGCGCGCCCGCCGGGGCGGGGGCCCCGGCGGAGGCCGACGCCTGA
- a CDS encoding type II toxin-antitoxin system Phd/YefM family antitoxin: protein MRTVTATHASRHLPGMLDAVAHGETFTITRSGRAVAEVRSAGSSSTAGALRRALAGLPPLDDHLEADIGTATRLLTRDSVPWRDA from the coding sequence ATGCGCACCGTCACCGCCACGCACGCGTCCCGCCACCTGCCCGGGATGCTCGACGCGGTCGCGCACGGCGAGACGTTCACGATCACGCGGTCCGGTCGGGCGGTGGCGGAGGTCCGATCGGCGGGCAGCTCGTCGACGGCGGGCGCGCTGCGTCGGGCGCTCGCCGGCCTGCCTCCGCTGGACGACCACCTCGAGGCGGACATCGGGACGGCGACCCGGCTGCTCACCCGCGACTCCGTGCCGTGGCGCGACGCCTGA
- a CDS encoding molybdopterin oxidoreductase — protein sequence MTTHHTRTRTRHHVPWWVACAWGSLVLLVLAGLAAASGVL from the coding sequence ATGACCACGCACCACACGCGCACCCGGACCCGGCACCACGTGCCGTGGTGGGTCGCGTGCGCGTGGGGGTCGCTGGTGCTGCTGGTTCTCGCGGGCCTGGCGGCGGCGTCCGGCGTGCTCTGA